One Triplophysa dalaica isolate WHDGS20190420 chromosome 11, ASM1584641v1, whole genome shotgun sequence genomic window carries:
- the LOC130431827 gene encoding zinc finger protein 518A has translation MNVGSAKNEASGNWHKRLRLRKNSFTSSCVQNTVKQERKHGQTSTETSEKRAESLQNGQTVADTVNERMLCCSACQDGRTFSRSELTQHYKIIHAGQAPVFPCDTCSFSTPVFSTLQHHRIMHKNCWFPSEAWDDNVQQTFPQLSQHCHGENISTVEIKRDAAGEEHKDLLGACRHRWRRRRKWWRKREPAATPEDKPSHHLQFIHPKPEAHWTSPVLPISAPGLLDNREVLPDPERTLQETQQFLEKWPVFLKTELDQTIPVPSGARERRHPELISGLMEKNKISVQPDCTTRVLGFKMVDGKKHLIIKVIPSNKRDASGPRRSKGVKCQTAKDQTWLERDGWSTKHTSDRELTSSRWKEISTVKTLYSPHEDKSQLNFITSQRHSGCRGDVASGSSEERCHSQFVALVSEEEFQRSDLTEVPTDSCVRSSAGSPLKDFCQTESEISEVLFHSSAADDESTNNTNPRDLQIPVDECECEKRTHQLSRSLHTRLSSSSHHLITDAEGINQRRELLGTETSQKRAVQVLLNQESQKRRRPEERDIRWEAVPRDVPRSLRLRPHCSSQFISVPREKQPVVVLNHPDTHIPEVMGIMRVIQQHKGAVQRVVLSRKTLSTLADRERHVSRWPDEAVKERFSLKLRLKRVCGRKFTVVPPAPESLVPQPMFRCWFCGRLFQDQEVWVGHGQRHLTEATRGWNHIFNT, from the exons ATGAATGTGGGCAGTGCCAAGAATGAAGCGAGCGGAAACTGGCATAAGCGTCTGCGTCTCAGGAAAAACTCCTTCACATCCTCCTGTGTACAAAACACTGTGAAACAAGAGAGGAAACATGGACAAACATCTACAGAAACATCAGAGAAGCGTGCCGAGAGTCTGCAGAACGGTCAGACGGTGGCCGACACCGTAAACGAACGGATGTTGTGTTGCTCTGCGTGTCAAGACGGCCGCACGTTCAGCCGCAGTGAATTAACACAACATTATAAGATCATCCACGCTGGTCAAGCCCCAGTGTTTCCCTGCGACACATGCAGCTTCTCCACGCCAGTGTTCTCAACGCTTCAGCATCACAGAATAATGCACAAGAACTGTTGGTTTCCCTCTGAGGCTTGGGATGACAACGTCCAGCAAACCTTTCCTCAACTGTCCCAACACTGTCATGGAGAAAACATCAGTACTGTGGAGATTAAGAGAGACGCGGCGGGTGAGGAACACAAAGATTTGCTCGGCGCGTGTCGTCACAGatggagaagaagaagaaagtgGTGGAGAAAGCGAGAGCCAGCCGCCACACCAGAGGACAAACCCTCCCACCACCTCCAGTTTATACATCCAAAACCAGAAGCGCACTGGACGTCTCCAGTACTTCCCATATCAGCTCCAGGTCTTCTGGACAATCGGGAAGTTTTACCAGATCCCGAGAGAACTCTTCAGGAGACGCAGCAGTTTCTGGAAAAGTGGCCCGTGTTCCTCAAAACCGAGTTGGATCAGACTATACCCGTCCCGTCTGGAGCGAGAGAACGACGACATCCGGAGCTGATCAGCGGCCTGATGGAGAAGAATAAGATATCCGTGCAACCCGACTGCACTACAAGAGTACTTGGCTTCAAGATGGTGGATGGCAAGAAGCATTTAATTATCAAAGTCATTCCGTCAAACAAACGAGACGCTTCGGGCCCGAGGAGATCAAAAGGTGTTAAATGTCAGACAGCAAAGGATCAGACGTGGCTTGAGCGGGACGGGTGGAGCACTAAACACACTTCTGACAGAGAACTGACATCCAGCAGGTGGAAAGAGATCTCAACTGTCAAAACTCTTTACAGTCCCCACGAAGACAAATCCCAGCTAAACTTTATCACGAGCCAAAGACATTCCGGTTGTCGCGGCGACGTGGCCTCAGGTTCCTCAGAAGAGAGATGTCATTCCCAGTTTGTTGCTCTGGTATCTGAGGAAGAGTTTCAGCGTTCAGACCTGACAGAGGTGCCGACAGACTCATGTGTCCGTTCAAGCGCTGGATCTCCTCTGAAAGATTTCTGTCAGACTGAGAGTGAGATCAGTGAGGTGTTATTCCACAGCAGTGCTGCTGATGATGAgagcacaaacaacacaaacccCAGAGATCTTCAGATCCCAGTAGATGAGTGTGAATGTGAGAAGAGAACACATCAGCTCTCTCGTTCACTGCACACACGcctctcatcatcatcacatcatctcATCACTGACGCTGAAG GTATAAATCAGCGACGTGAGCTCCTCGGCACAGAGACCTCTCAGAAGCGTGCGGTACAAGTGTTGTTGAATCAAGAATCCCAGAAGAGACGGCGTCCAGAGGAGAGGGACATCCGCTGGGAGGCCGTTCCTCGAGACGTGCCCAGATCTCTTAGACTGAGACCTCACTGCTCCTCACAGTTCATCTCCGTCCCGCGGGAGAAGCAGCCGGTCGTAGTTCTCAATCATCCTGACACACATATTCCAGAGGTGATGGGCATCATGAGAGTAATTCAGCAGCATAAAGGAGCTGTTCAGCGAGTCGTTCTCTCTCGAAAGACCCTCAGCACTCTGGCAGACCGCGAGCGTCACGTGTCCCGCTGGCCGGACGAGGCGGTTAAAGAACGATTTAGCCTGAAACTGCGGCTGAAGAGAGTGTGCGGAAGAAAGTTTACCGTGGTACCGCCAGCGCCGGAGAGCCTGGTACCCCAGCCCATGTTCAGATGCTGGTTTTGTGGACGGCTTTTCCAAGATCAAGAGGTGTGGGTGGGTCACGGTCAAAGACATCTCACAGAGGCCACCAGAGGCTGGAATCACATCTTTAACACGTAA